The DNA window TTGTGGCATTTCAtcaataataaaaaagattgagaataattttagaataaatcacaaaattgataaagtgcatatatatataaaatgagAGTCCTTTATGTCATTTCTCCTACCTAATCATACATCCACTAATCAAATGAAATCCAATTCTTTAAGTACCTAAGAAGAATCTTAGGATGTAATCTTACAAAAAATCTTTGAACCCCCAAAAGATTATTACACAAAACTAAACTTTAGGTTTGCTGTGAACACtaaaataaaacatgtgaaTATGTTAGTTAGCGCATTAATATAATAATGATTCATGCAATAAAGTTCTGAATTCAAGTGTTGCATTTGGCTTACTTTAGTGGTGCTAGGGAGTAAGCTCCTGAGCTTAGCAAGATGATTATTGATCCTTTCTCTACGCCTCCTCTCAGCTTCACTGTGGCTTTTAGAGGCAGCAAGAGCCTTTGCATCCATAATCTCTTGAGCCGTCATTTTCTGCAGCTCAGCATGGAGCCCaaaaggggccgaatgggggcCGACCATCTGGCATAAAGACTCAGAAATAAGCCTCATTTGGTGGTCCGAACCCGGTCCGTCGTACCCGAACTGTAACCCGGAAGCCATTCGGTTAAACAAATTACCACCGTAGGACGATGTTGGTGGCATTGGTGGCGGCGGAGGAGGAAGAAGAAACGGGTCGTGATCACGGGTCGAGAAAACCGGGTTGAATGTGTGAACAGGAGGAAGTGTCCACGGCAGGATTTGTGACATCTCAGGGAACGTTAAAGTTGATCCTCCCCCCACATTACCTCCAACGCCAATATAAGCATCGCTAGTATTTTGCTGCTGCATTTCTTGGATAACTGATGGCTCTTGAATTTGGCCGAAACCCTGATCAATATTAGTGATGTTATGAGTTATATAATgtgaaatattttcttgattCCCTTCTTTCTTGTTATTTCCATACATAATAATATAAGTAAGCCCTCAAACCCTCGAAACCCCACCTCAATTTATAAGTGTACGCATGTGGGATTTGAGGTACATGGTATAATTCCTTGGTAAACCAAAGCTACAAAAGAGGTCAAAAATGAAGCGAACTTTAGGGTTTTTTCATAATCATTTCATCTTTTTTTCACATAAAGatgaaaagaaaataataagTGTAAAGAATCAAGAAACTTGGATTCTACTTCATACGGAGGCCAAAGTGGATTATGTGAGTATAAAGATTTGTACCTTTGTTTTTTTAATACGAGACGGAGAGCTAGTAAGTAGTATGTTTGCCCCCTTTAATCTTTAGACCTTTTTTTGCTTCTTCTCTTCCTCTGCCATAGCCTTTAAGAAGTGGTGATTTTAGTGAATGGTAAAGAGAGAAGAACCCCTTCTTATCCtaccattaatttaataaccttttcttttaattataattataattatattgtgCATTGTTGGTATGCTGGCTAGCTTTTTTGGTTGTTTTGTTTTCTCTTAGTAGGCTGATCCCCCATCGTGCATTCCACCCTGTTAGTTTTCTTCGTGCGTGgcgaattaaattttatttttccttcaTGTTGATAAAAATCAAGATTAAGGTATACAAGTACATATCCCTTCTTTTTTCCCTGAAAAAgcaattcaaattttaaaagagAAAATGAAAAAGTATGAAATTGTTAGCATAATATACATATAATCAATAAATCTTTATTgacaattaatatatatatatatatattactttatttttatcaacatcaagaaaaaaatttatgttatataCAATAATGAAAAGAATAAAGAGATGACTTGGTGTGATAAAATATGTATGCTAAGCTCCAGCCGCCACTCCTAGTCCTAACACATATATTATGATCAACAATTTTAATACCGTTTTCTGATATTTGAGTTGGTAAAGTAAGCGAGTGTTTGTCAGTTATGAGGAGTTCAATTATTCTTGTCAATACCTTTTTCGGATGAATCCCTTGCATAAGACTTGTCCAAAGCTGTTTACTTGGCTAGAGATTTACCCCATGCATACTGAGAAATAGCAACGGCGAATTATcatgtcataaaaaaaaaatatacacttttaaaaatatatactttATTTATATCCTCCTTCATATGGTTACATGAATTATGTCGAAGTtactaaaatatcatttaataattttcattatagaatattatttttttaccacACAAACTCTAATAACATGTAGAAgagtatatacatatataaaatatatatccaaCGTATATTTCTCGACCTATTATAGCACAAAAATATTTTAGACACAGATAACTCATATTATATTACTATATATAGTGTGTCGTTTTGCAATAATTGTTTCAAAAACATAAAAGGTAATGTTTGAAACTTAAAACAAAAAGTGATTATAAattgttttcttaaaaaatatgttaaaagaaaaaacccATAATCACTATTTTTTAGAGATTACAAACACTCTTTAAGTAAATTTCggaaacaaataaataatttcaagAAGAAAGGAAACTCACACAACACACTTATTACATACAAATTAATTTTATGTCGAAATGATTTTAAATCATcttctatttatttaaataattaataagcaAAATAATTCATCCTTTAAATAAAAGTAAACATAAGAGATAAATACTCCACCATGAGCTCATATatcaattattttatatatgtatCAGCTTTACGAAAATTGGGTAACTCAGTTTGCTATATGAGTATATGGTAagtctttatatatatatatatatatattccaataaataaaatataattgtgaaatgataatacaaaaaaaaaaaaaaaacacatataCTAGTGTGTGTGATGATAAAAAGGGTATTGTACCATGGTCAAGCTTCCCCACGTTCTTCCATATTATGCCCTTTCTCTATACCTATTTCCACGCCAAAACTTTCTGTTTCCCCAAGACCCAATGTAATCATTGTGTCTTAGAACACACCCCAAACCCCACTCTACGCACCCCCACCCCCTCCCTCTCCCTACCTCTCTTTATTCTTCCTTACAGTTTCTGTCTCAATATTCAATTGCTTCCTCGGTTTCAGTTTcatatttacttcttttttttctcttttggaATTAACTATACACCATTTCTCTTCTTGCATGCTGCAACTGCCTGCATTTACTAAATAAAGAgccaccaaaatatttttatttattttttgatgttttcTTTATGGGTTTAGTTTGAAGAGTTCGAGttatggtatatatatatatatatatatatatagatgtaAACGATGAGCTGGAAGGCTTTTTTCCCTTTGTCAACCAACAGTGGACTTTCATTCAGTTTTCTTGTGTCTTAAATGGAGGAGCCATGATTCGGATTTTGAATACTAGGTTGCTTCTCAACTTTAAATGCGGAGTAACTGTAACTAGATATGTGCCCGATTCTGGTACTTacagaatattttattttggtttttttttttaaaatatatatatatatatatatatatacaaagacatacatatataaacataaataatatggtctgcgaaaataagaaaagttattggatcaaaaaaattattattgagtCAAAATAAGAAAAGTTATTGGATCAAAAAAGTTATTATCCAAATTGaatcaatttgaaattttttctcTGTCAGTATGTTGTTGAAACTGAGTCTTAATCTCATTAAACCAAATTATATGATATGATCAATTCCATTGACAATAAAACAAAAAGAGCCCTAATTAAATGTAATATATATGATTGCCGAAAATTGGTCTGCGAGAAAACTAAGTTGTTACATGTTATGATTATCTTTGGTCTTAGATCAACAAAAGCAAAAATCTCAGCTAGGGATGATAATATGTCAGGTTCAAGTCGGATTTGGCCAAACCCGAGACCTGTCCCATCCCTTAACGCTCCGCTTGACTCGTGAACTCAGAGGGTCAAATTAGACCCGTGAACCCgccaaatttttatttatttattttcaaatacaaAACAAAAAAGTTTAAAAACTAATTAATCATTAAAGTTGTTTTCAAATAAGAAACTCGGTTCATTTTCATCTCTCTTTAAAGTTATATTTAATGGTGAAcatttttttcacaaaaaaaatatGGACCTCACATATTATTGATAAATATACAGTTATGTCTCATGTAATACGGGTCGACCCGATCCGTATATAGAGTAAAAGTtaataattttagcataaaaattaatattttgtcaTTGATCAAGTTTATAATTAAGGAGATTTTACTCGTAAAATTAACTTGTTACGAGTTTTGTGTGTGTAAATATACACCTTTAAATGCAATCTTAGGACTATGTCGTAAATGTATAACATCTCAATTCCCAtgtcatattaaaattaataaaagtgAAATTAATTAGCATGTTTGAAGATGAGTTAAATGTCATCACGAGTAATAAAGCAAAACAAATATTGAATGACACGCTATGCTAAATAACACTATAAAAGTAGTTTCCAACAAAAGGTCTTTGATCAGGAGACTCTGACTAATTACACGGCTAAAAAGAAACTTTGGCAGCTTATTAAAAGTTGGAAAACTATCATTAACCCTGCTTAACTTTATATTTCCTTTTTAAACACTTTAAATGATCAAAATTCAAATAGGGTTTTTTTTCCCTGTGTATAGAGAtcggtgtgtgcgtgtgtttgagTGAGAGAAGTTCATTTTCCACTCGATTTTATCCGAACAATGCTTTCAATTATTATTACAAGCCGCATGTGTTTCAGATTTATCGTTACTTGCTTTACACAAAAGTTTGTATGGAGAATGTTGGAATTTTGTACATGAATACGTAGCATGCAATAAGTTAGTTATAAGCTGCATGTGGGCTATGATCTGTGTTAATTATATGAGGTGAAACATATATTATTAGTTGGGAAAATTAAGATTTTATACTTGTAATTTGCCTATTTTCAGCTTTTAATATCATAAGTTTTTGAATTAAGTTGTTGTCACACCTCGAGCCCGGGCCTACGCCTGCGTGACATGCACAATGGGTCTCTATAACAACTAAAGagtattcgtcctcgcttttaCGAAAATAATTaatccaagttgctatagaagtccattgtaagtcCATTATAAAcccattttaaatatttaatttttaagatgtgggacaagtGTATCACAATCGCCCCTCCTTCAGAACGCGACATCCTCGTCGTGGCCTGATCACTCGATCCACCAGCGCCGAAaatctagaggtggctcctacaggttcaagaggtggctcccgtcatTTTGCACTTTGCCccacaggttcaagaggtggttctcatgcacgtagcactttgccccgcatagcacttatttccCACTATTCCTTGCTggtgaccggctctgataccattctgtcacACCCCGAGCCTGTATCCGtgcctgcgtgactgcacaatgagcccctatagcaactacttcgtattcgtcctcacttttacgaaaatgattaacacAAATTGTTATAAAAGACCATTGTAAgtccattataaactcattttaaatctttaatttttaagatgtgagacaagggtatcacagttgcaattttaattcaataattttTATCCTTTCTTTTCACTTTAGTCAATTTTTTCACTAAATTATTAACGTGACATAGATAATTGATAACATACATAGTACGTGACACCGATAATAGGATTTAATCTTGTAATTTGATATGTTTTGTGTAACGTCCCGAGACCgaggcgtcggtgacatccggcattgtttaacaattttattgaaaataataagcCTCGTAGCAAATAGTCAAAACAAGTCTAATTCATAAAagaacattgtctttacatatGCAAAATACGAATTATGCGGAAGCTGTTGTTACAAAGAAAAGTACGAAATACGAAAGCGGAAAAAACTATAATCATGAAATCACAGACTTGGTCTTTATAACTTTGGATtttttcaccagccccagaattgatTTTGTTCCGTCTCTTCCACCTGTCCTTCATTATTATCTGGGGAAGACGTAATGGGATGAGCAttttggaaaacactcagcaagtgggagTCGATCGAAATAAGAGAataacaaattatatatatacatatttttaaagtGATCATTTTTCAAAGCAGAAGACAAAAACGGAACAGATAGAGTTCAAAACTTATATCAGATTATCAGATCATATCAAATAGAACATAATCTTaacataacaaaattttatcaaatcagAATCACATGTTGAAcacaaaaattataataatgatCATAGACTATCcttgatcttgggctccctctgaggcatTCTCTTGTAAATGAGCTTCCTCTGCGGCCTTTTTTTTACAAGCTTCCCGATACGTCATCATTCGAATCGTAGCAAACAAACTTATCACATTGAGACGAGTCAGATGGATCAAAACAGATGGTCTTGCAGAAAATTTGAGctaaaaaactatttttatcACATTTGAAGGTTCCAAGATGAAGTTGTGAAAGAAGGACAAAAACAGAAGAAGTCCAGAAACAAGGCGTGTTGTGACTGGTTCGCGGTTGCCTTGTTACTGCATATAGAGCTCAAAAATTGTGATGAAAATGTCAATTTTTAGGAGTcgtaattttagtatttaattcaTTAAAGAATTTTGGAGAGATAAATTGAAATGtctgctcattttaaaattctactgaacaTTTGTTTTAAATGCAATGGCTGAAATCATGCCTACATAAATCCATAAAATTCGAAGCATGCATTATGTGAAATCATCCACAGCTGAATAAAATAACTatagttaaaattatgaaaagagcAACCAACCTAAAGAATTTTCCagttaaaaatataaacatcaaGCATATTAAAATCTGTCAAAaccctcaacaaaataaaatcatcaaccaCTTAAAAAGCTGTTTAAACgtgttcccataaaatcatattcttgcggaagaatacaaggtcctcgggttaacgtGTGCCACCAGCTCTGCCCGTTCAGTTATCATCACCTCCAGATCGAGAAGCTCACatacatcattcacacctagtgagtttaaagactcaacacacatgcaacattataacaaatacatatacataacatgcaacagtgaaaagtaccgtACTCAAcatatttcatgatcttaaaaacgtaaacgtaaacatatcgtataaaagcataacgtgtcaaaacatctcatcaaatgatcatatacttatacatttactttaattgaattcaattcattagttgtgactttcgtatcaactctattcaatggatccatctacgtataactgtggtacccggcggctgtcggacatcagcgacagtattacccatccactgtgcctaggcctcatcatcatcgtatacatatatcgtcaTTCACAActaactctcatccttcaaaagcatcatcattttcattacttatcatattttcataatttcttaaaaatagcGTTCGTGatacaaaaacatttaaataaagcaTGTCGAAATGTGCTCAGGACGCTTCCACGACAAAAATCTCGActcaggtgcaaaatgatcattttgccctgaaaacccaaaatgaccattttacccatggacctctaaattttggCCCGAAGcataccaaactccttaaaacaccccaaaacatatttaaaaatatttcttagacgtaaacttgagcTCGTCCCATAAGCTTTGCAATTCGTCTTAAACTCAGACCGGGGTCTCGTTAACCCGCGACTTGATCCAATCCTTAACCGTAGTTCGATGATTCTTAATCGTAACATACGACCCATCTTACACCTCCCGTAATCTTGGAACACCCGGCCTAGCTTACTGGAATAGCCAACCCGATCTAACTTGTTGGAGATGACCAAAACGAGACATGCTCACCAAATCGCTAACATCTAAGCTCGGtaccagcgcctaggcgctgccaTGTACGAAGCCTAAGCGCTGCGGTGCTCAAGGAACAGCGTCGCGGCGCTAACTTGCATCCTGAATTTCCTTTTTCTACCAAGGAAGCTATAAGTCGCACCACCCTCGACCAACTCAAaactagaccaccctaggaccataACCAGCCCGTGGAACTCTTCCTAGACTGACTTGACCACGCCCTTAGCCCTCCAAACTCGCGGACGTGCGTAACTCTCAATACCCTACACCGAACCAAATCAAGCACCACCCTAGCACCACACCCTTCGAACAGCCTATGAACCACGACCAGCCACTCATAGCCCCCTCTTAGCCTTGTCACAAACCCAAGGGGGTTGGTTCCTCAGCTGGGATCAAGCCATGGAAAGCTACACGTCCAAAACTCTCGATCTAGCCAAATCCGATCAACCGAACACCTAGTACTGAACGGTCCTCAACATATCCCGACTAAACCTTGGCTCCAGCATCTTGACATCATTTTACTCGACGAGTACAGCCCCTAGCATGAAGATAAGCAGCCTTCTTACACAATAATGCAAGAAAACATGAGTTATCCGCAAGAATATGCGTTTTCATGAGAAACCGAAGCAACAACCTTTTTATCATGCTAGTTCTATGAAATATACATATATGGAACATGAATCAGCATAAATACagcatgaatgatgagaaaatgaTGATACAAAGCGTGCCTTGACATT is part of the Primulina tabacum isolate GXHZ01 chromosome 18, ASM2559414v2, whole genome shotgun sequence genome and encodes:
- the LOC142533770 gene encoding transcription factor bHLH30-like isoform X2, with the protein product MQQQNTSDAYIGVGGNVGGGSTLTFPEMSQILPWTLPPVHTFNPVFSTRDHDPFLLPPPPPPMPPTSSYGGNLFNRMASGLQFGYDGPGSDHQMRLISESLCQMVGPHSAPFGLHAELQKMTAQEIMDAKALAASKSHSEAERRRRERINNHLAKLRSLLPSTTKTDKASLLAEVIQQVKELKRQTSLIAETSPVPTETDELIVDNASEDGKLLIKASICCDDRSDLLQDLIKTLKTLRLKTLKAEITTLGGRVKNVLFITGDEEDSINHNIIDSEDQNLRQQQYSINSIQEALKAVMEKSNGEESSSASVKRQRTNISILEHRSL
- the LOC142533770 gene encoding transcription factor bHLH30-like isoform X1, translated to MYGNNKKEGNQENISHYITHNITNIDQGFGQIQEPSVIQEMQQQNTSDAYIGVGGNVGGGSTLTFPEMSQILPWTLPPVHTFNPVFSTRDHDPFLLPPPPPPMPPTSSYGGNLFNRMASGLQFGYDGPGSDHQMRLISESLCQMVGPHSAPFGLHAELQKMTAQEIMDAKALAASKSHSEAERRRRERINNHLAKLRSLLPSTTKTDKASLLAEVIQQVKELKRQTSLIAETSPVPTETDELIVDNASEDGKLLIKASICCDDRSDLLQDLIKTLKTLRLKTLKAEITTLGGRVKNVLFITGDEEDSINHNIIDSEDQNLRQQQYSINSIQEALKAVMEKSNGEESSSASVKRQRTNISILEHRSL